Proteins encoded together in one Camelina sativa cultivar DH55 chromosome 9, Cs, whole genome shotgun sequence window:
- the LOC104712030 gene encoding uncharacterized protein LOC104712030, translating to MSYVPPHKRHENVGMRASSVPPSLRPKLNKNLASANTKIIYAKDCITRWFLVCSESEDNNFQLVPVSSLWRKDAEEKSLVILAKSEIGKLETPWLWVTEKVEDDLIMGFDRAKKTLLRYKSEDVKPRLIVRFGKVVFHGVSSSEALTDGPLTQSILEKLKKTFRTNVPKSYFENIGYGVVHNMAFCVEEPKELYHVKVSDNTRPDITISCKCMVDQKHKRLNFYKAELNALRHLNLDVSCLDQDLDMRLLVDSKETLTNLSENEIKSLKELTDSAEIDQTVTGGLRWPLGQNSCADRYRVCGVWHTATTTYINQTLRLQIREADRYDFRTGIGGTSREVNIKLKALSTILLKEENVEKKCVSDMLKDCLKAVWDYFLKEM from the exons ATGTCTTACGTACCACCACATAAACGGCATGAAAATGTAGGAATGAGAGCATCCTCTGTTCCACCTTCTCTACGTCCGAAGCTTAATAAAAACCTCGCGAGTGCTAATACAAAGATCATCTACGCGAAGGATTGCATTACTAGATGGTTTCTCGTTTGTTCAGAATCAGAGGACAACAACTTTCAACTGGTGCCTGTTTCTTCATTATGGAGGAAAGACGCTGAAGAAAAATCATTGGTAATCTTAGCGAAGAGTGAGATTGGAAAATTGGAAACTCCATGGTTGTGGGTAACAGAGAAGGTGGAAGATGATCTTATAATGGGATTTGATAGGGCAAAGAAGACGTTGCTACGTTATAAATCAGAGGATGTCAAACCCAGACTGATAGTTCGATTTGGAAAAGTTGTCTTCCATGG TGTTAGTTCATCAGAAGCTCTAACTGATGGTCCGTTAACTCAAAGCATTTtggaaaaattgaagaaaacttTTCGTACAAATGTCCCAAAGTCTTATTTCGAGAACATTGGCTATGGAGTAGTACACAATATGGCATTCTGCGTTGAAGAGCCCAAGGAGTTGTATCATGTGAAg GTATCAGACAACACTCGTCCTGATATAACCATCTCTTGTAAATGTATGGTGGACCAAAAGCATAAACGACTCAACTTTTACAAG GCAGAGCTTAATGCTTTGAGGCACTTAAATCTTGACGTCTCATGCCTTGATCAAGATCTTGACATGAGGTTGCTAGTTGACTCAAAAGAGACATTAACCAATCTCTCT GAGAATGAGATTAAGAGTCTTAAAGAATTGACTGATTCAGCGGAGATAGATCAAACTGTGACAGGTGGGTTAAGGTGGCCGCTTGGGCAAAATTCTTGCGCGGATCGATATAGGGTTTGTGGTGTTTGGCATACTGCAACTACTACGTACATAAACCAAACTCTGAGGCTTCAAATTCGAGAGGCTGATCGATATGATTTCCGTACTGGAATTGGAGGTACCTCAAGGGAAGTGAATATCAAATTAAAAGCTTTGAGCACTATACTACTAAAG GAGGAAAATGTGGAGAAGAAATGTGTTTCAGACATGCTGAAAGATTGTCTGAAAGCAGTTTGGGATTACTTTTTGAAAGAAATGTAG
- the LOC104712032 gene encoding ethylene-responsive transcription factor WRI1 isoform X1, with protein MKRRLTSTNSSSSSPSSSVSSSTTTSSPIQSETPRPKRANKRAKKPSPSDDKTTNPTSPASTRRSSIYRGVTRHRWTGRFEAHLWDKSSWNSIQNKKGKQVYLGAYDSEEAAAHTYDLAALKYWGPDTILNFPQAETYTKELEEMQRVTKEEYLASLRRQSSGFSRGVSKYRGVARHHHNGRWEARIGRVFGNKYLYLGTYNTQEEAAAAYDMAAIEYRGANAVTNFDISNYIDRLKKKGVFPFPVSQANHQEEAILAEAKQEIEAKEEPTEEVKQQCVEEPPQVQKEEKAEQQGEEVVGYKEEEAAVVNCCIDSSAIMEMNRCSDDNELAWNFCMMDSGFTPFLTDQNLSNENPIEYPELFNELAFEENIDFMFEEGKNECLGLGNLDCCEVVVGRESPTSSSSPLSCFSTDSASSTTTTTATTTSVSCNYSV; from the exons ATGAAGAGGCGCTTAACGAGTACgaattcctcttcttcttctccatcttcctctgtttcttcttctactactacttcCTCACCTATTCAATCGGAGACTCCACGGCCTAAACGAGCCAACAAGAGGGCTaagaagccttctccttctgATGATAAAACGACTAACCCGACAAGCCCTGCTTCCACCAGACGCAGCTCTATCTACAGAGGAGTCACTAG ACATAGATGGACTGGGAGATTCGAGGCTCATCTTTGGGACAAAAGCTCTTGGAATTCGATTCAGAACAAGAAAGGCAAACAAG TTTATCTGG GAGCATATGACAGCGAAGAAGCAGCAGCACATACGTACGATCTGGCTGCTCTCAAGTACTGGGGACCCGATACCATCTTGAATTTTCCG CAGGCAGAGACGTATACAAAGGAGTTGGAGGAAATGCAGAGAGTGACAAAGGAAGAATATTTGGCTTCTCTCCGCCGCCAGAGCAGTGGTTTCTCTAGAGGCGTCTCTAAATATCGCGGCGTCGCTAG GCATCACCATAACGGAAGATGGGAGGCTCGGATTGGAAGAGTGTTTGGAAACAAGTACTTGTACCTCGGCACCTACA ATACGCAGGAGGAAGCTGCAGCGGCTTATGACATGGCAGCCATAGAGTATCGAGGTGCCAATGCGGTTACTAATTTCGACATTAGTAATTACATCGACCGGTTAAAGAAGAAAGGTGTTTTCCCGTTCCCTGTGAGCCAAGCTAACCATCAAGAAGAGGCTATACTTGCTGAAGCCAAACAAGAGATTGAAGCGAAAGAAGAGCCTACAGAAGAAGTGAAACAACAGTGCGTGGAAGAGCCACCACAAGtacagaaagaagagaaagcagagCAGCAAGGAGAAGAGGTTGTGggatataaagaagaagaggcgGCGGTGGTCAATTGCTGCATAGACTCTTCAGCCATAATGGAAATGAATCGTTGTTCGGATGACAACGAGCTGGCTTGGAACTTCTGTATGATGGATTCAGGGTTTACTCCGTTCTTGACGGATCAGAATCTCTCAAATGAGAATCCTATCGAGTATCCAGAGCTTTTCAATGAGTTAGCATTTGAGGAGAACATTGACTTCATGTTCGAGGAAGGGAAGAACGAGTGCTTGGGGTTGGGAAATCTGGATTGTTGCGAGGTTGTGGTGGGAAGAGAGAGCCCaacttcttcgtcttcacctTTGTCTTGCTTTTCTACCGACTCTGCTTcatcaacgacaacaacaacagcaacaacaacctcTGTTTCTTGTAACTATTCTGTCTGA
- the LOC104712032 gene encoding ethylene-responsive transcription factor WRI1 isoform X2, translating into MKRRLTSTNSSSSSPSSSVSSSTTTSSPIQSETPRPKRANKRAKKPSPSDDKTTNPTSPASTRRSSIYRGVTRHRWTGRFEAHLWDKSSWNSIQNKKGKQVYLGAYDSEEAAAHTYDLAALKYWGPDTILNFPAETYTKELEEMQRVTKEEYLASLRRQSSGFSRGVSKYRGVARHHHNGRWEARIGRVFGNKYLYLGTYNTQEEAAAAYDMAAIEYRGANAVTNFDISNYIDRLKKKGVFPFPVSQANHQEEAILAEAKQEIEAKEEPTEEVKQQCVEEPPQVQKEEKAEQQGEEVVGYKEEEAAVVNCCIDSSAIMEMNRCSDDNELAWNFCMMDSGFTPFLTDQNLSNENPIEYPELFNELAFEENIDFMFEEGKNECLGLGNLDCCEVVVGRESPTSSSSPLSCFSTDSASSTTTTTATTTSVSCNYSV; encoded by the exons ATGAAGAGGCGCTTAACGAGTACgaattcctcttcttcttctccatcttcctctgtttcttcttctactactacttcCTCACCTATTCAATCGGAGACTCCACGGCCTAAACGAGCCAACAAGAGGGCTaagaagccttctccttctgATGATAAAACGACTAACCCGACAAGCCCTGCTTCCACCAGACGCAGCTCTATCTACAGAGGAGTCACTAG ACATAGATGGACTGGGAGATTCGAGGCTCATCTTTGGGACAAAAGCTCTTGGAATTCGATTCAGAACAAGAAAGGCAAACAAG TTTATCTGG GAGCATATGACAGCGAAGAAGCAGCAGCACATACGTACGATCTGGCTGCTCTCAAGTACTGGGGACCCGATACCATCTTGAATTTTCCG GCAGAGACGTATACAAAGGAGTTGGAGGAAATGCAGAGAGTGACAAAGGAAGAATATTTGGCTTCTCTCCGCCGCCAGAGCAGTGGTTTCTCTAGAGGCGTCTCTAAATATCGCGGCGTCGCTAG GCATCACCATAACGGAAGATGGGAGGCTCGGATTGGAAGAGTGTTTGGAAACAAGTACTTGTACCTCGGCACCTACA ATACGCAGGAGGAAGCTGCAGCGGCTTATGACATGGCAGCCATAGAGTATCGAGGTGCCAATGCGGTTACTAATTTCGACATTAGTAATTACATCGACCGGTTAAAGAAGAAAGGTGTTTTCCCGTTCCCTGTGAGCCAAGCTAACCATCAAGAAGAGGCTATACTTGCTGAAGCCAAACAAGAGATTGAAGCGAAAGAAGAGCCTACAGAAGAAGTGAAACAACAGTGCGTGGAAGAGCCACCACAAGtacagaaagaagagaaagcagagCAGCAAGGAGAAGAGGTTGTGggatataaagaagaagaggcgGCGGTGGTCAATTGCTGCATAGACTCTTCAGCCATAATGGAAATGAATCGTTGTTCGGATGACAACGAGCTGGCTTGGAACTTCTGTATGATGGATTCAGGGTTTACTCCGTTCTTGACGGATCAGAATCTCTCAAATGAGAATCCTATCGAGTATCCAGAGCTTTTCAATGAGTTAGCATTTGAGGAGAACATTGACTTCATGTTCGAGGAAGGGAAGAACGAGTGCTTGGGGTTGGGAAATCTGGATTGTTGCGAGGTTGTGGTGGGAAGAGAGAGCCCaacttcttcgtcttcacctTTGTCTTGCTTTTCTACCGACTCTGCTTcatcaacgacaacaacaacagcaacaacaacctcTGTTTCTTGTAACTATTCTGTCTGA